TGCGAACAGCTCCCGACATGCATTTTTTAATCAACCGTGCACGGATCCTCATGAACAGTGTCTAGATATCAATGGTGTTGAGCGTAGGTTCGGCAGAACCATGGTCCCATACAACATTTTCGGGTCGTCTCCTCCACTGAGGCCGCCGGGGAGGTCCTGAAGACGCACGCCGCCGCCTTTGCCAGCCGTTGGTTGCACCACGCCCAAGCTGGCCGTCTTCACCCGCCGCGGGCATGCAGGAATATGCAGTTTTGGAGAACCCTAACGGTAATACTAATACCGGCCGGTAGTATTATGCAACTAACTCCTATGGTAGCACAAGGGATTGAGAGGGATGGTACTGATCGATCATCAGTGTGCAATGTCATGGCCCAACTGAAGGTGCTCCTGAAGCAAAACTTTGATGCTTGCAGGTTTATTTTTCCTAATAGAAACTGTAACAGGGTGGCAGACAATCCGGGAAACTATGGCTGTTCCGTGGACATGTATGAGGATATGCAGGCTGATCATGTTTCCCCTTTTATCTGACATTGTGGCAAGCGGCGCTGCCTTTGAATAATGCAGTTTATTTGCATATGCGGGCAGCTAGAGAATATACTGTTCTGATATGCAGTTTTGTTACACATAATCTAATCAAAAAGCTTTTAAATTTGTACCTGAACACAAAACTGTGTATGCGCTGTGAATGaggatttttgcttctgtttatttGACTCAGAGGAGTGAATGTAGTTCAAATCTGCACAGTGAAAGTTTGGTGAATCAAATCAGAAAGGCCAAGTAAGTTGCCAACTGAATTTCTTTCACAGTGATGACTGATGAATGGTTGAATCTAGTTTCTCTCATGTTCTCTTGGAATTGAAAAAGAGCTGTGATGGAAGCATAGAATCAAACCATTCATGTTCACTTCGAATTAAAAAGGTGCTGTGATGGAAGTATAGAATTCTGGTTAGAGCATAGAATCAACCAAAGCTAACGAAGAGCAGAACGCTTTAGAGTCATTCCTTGCTGTGGATAAATGTCATATATGCATTGCTCTAATTCGGAGACTGGAAGACCAACTCGAAAATGAAGCACCACCCCTGCGAGATCTAAAAACACGTAACATAAACTATTAGCAGCCGAGACGCCGGGATTCCCCTCCCCGCCACCTGCCGCTGGAGCGGCAGACAGAGGGGAGGCGAATCCACGGGCTTGCCGGCGGAGCCTATAGGGAACGAGGCTTTGCCCCCTCCTGGATCCGCAGTTTGCACGCATGCATGAGGAGGCTCAACTTTGACAGGCTAAATTTATATAGTTGAAAAAAAAACAGAGGAAATAGCAATTGTATGAGAGATCAGGATTACTCTTAGACCCAGTTGTTCATCGAGACCATATTTTGACTGATATAACCATGACCGAGTTCTACAACAGTTTCACAAATCATCTATCAACTTTACATATGTTGTACTACTTACAATGTTATCGCTCTGAAGCTGTTCCAACAATGACTCCATTGTACTTATGTAAGTATGTAACTAGGCATGTAATGCTCGTCTATCGTATTTGGAGCGAGCCTTATTCTGCCATACAAATCTCTGGCCGTTTCGTAGATACTGATGGCCTCCTTGCTGTTGGTGCCTTCTCCAGGATTCAGGTCCGGTGTGGGTCGTGCGACCATATGATTAATTCTCCCAGGAGGAAAAAGTTGCCGCAGACCGAGGGCGGACGCTTCTTTTAACTATTTTGTATTGCCTGTTTACTTCTTTTTTTTGAACCAGTTGATATCATATCAATCTGGGGTTTACATTAGGCCCAGAGAAATTCACAAACCGGTTATAATGAAAAACAAATCATGTGCACTCTCTACCAAACTATCAAAACAAGTAACACTGGGCGCATCAAATTCTTTTTTAGTGCATTGTGGCATTGGTAGCTGAAACAAGAACTGCCTGCACTGTAAACAGGACAGCAAGGAGCCAAGACCTACCCCTTAAGCAGGCTTTTGGTTTATAAGCAGAATATGAATGCTCTGCAAATAATACAGGGACCAAAACAGAGCGGACTTTAGAGTTCTAAAATAAATATTTAAGCTACTAAAACAGCACAACAattccttcttcctcttcctcctcctccccctcttcctcttcctcttcgtcggtGTCGTCCTGATCACAGTAAAACGAGCATTTATTTCCAGGACAGTTGCCGGACGAAAGAAGAAATATGGCAGTAGATGCAGACTGAGAGGATATATGAACTGAAGTAATCAGTGCCAGCAGTTGTGATAGAGAACTTACCAACCCTGCAGTGTTTTCTAAGATGTGCAGAAATGGGTCACATTCATGTAGTAATGAAAGAGTGGGACGGCTGGGAAGTGTCCCAACAGCTGTTTCGATAAGGCTTGCAGCCTTATCTGCAGCCACGCGGTAGCTTCCGTCAGAGTCGCCATGAATAATAACCTCAACTCTGGTGAGGGCAGAGAGGTGCTGGATGCCAAAATCAGAAGGGCCATTCAGGCTGCCCATCTTATGCACAGCGAACTCCAGCTTCAGGTGTTCAAGCTTTGGCATTGATCCTGCTTCAAACTCCAGCCAGGTCCCACAAACCTTGTTTTCCAGGTAGAAATATTTCAAACTTGTGAACCCAGAGATGACAATGCTTCCATCTGTGCCGTAAAATGTCCTTAGTTGAAGAACAAGCAAAGTGGGTATTGCTCCAATGATTGCAACATCTTCCGGTCTCATGCTGAAGATATTGATGTTTAATTCCCTGAGATTCCCAAGCGAACTCATCCAATTCGGAACCTTATCGACGTACCCGTACGTAAGGTGGAGCTTCTGGAGGCTACAAGGAGTTGTAGGGCACCACGACTCCAGTGACAGTATATGGTAAGGTGCCGGAGCAGTGCCATGGGCGCTAAGGATGTATAGATGACGAAGGTTGCGAGAGGCTATCAAAGTTCCCACATAACTTTGAAGGTCCTCAGCTTGGCTTCTTCCTTGTGCTGAGCATTCCACATTGATACTCCATGCCACTTTCAACGTCCTCAGCTTGGTTAGCTGACCAAATTCTTGCAAAGAATTTCCTTGTTTGTAGGAGGATACACCAAACTCATGCAGCTCTTCTAAGTTCTGCAACTTCCCAATTATCCCATCGGGAAATCTAGTGCGGTGATGCACATAGAGACGGACCAATCGTTGAAGATTTGTAATGGTTGACGGCAGCTCTATGATCCTCGTGCCTTGTATGTCCAGTGTTTCCAAATACCGCAGTTGCCCGATTTTTCTTGGGAGCTCAGTTATTCTAGATTGTCCCAGGTGCAAGTACATCCCAAGACGCAAGTACTTCAGAAGAAATAGCTTTTCAATATTTGCGATATGATGGTCTTCCAACCTCCAGCATTCTCCTAGGTCCAGCACACGCAGAGTGGGAAAAGCCAACAAAGACTTTGGCATGAAACCCCTAAATATAGTAAGTGATCGAACATGAGAGAGCATAAGGCTTGTCGACAAGATGGCCTCTTCGCTGTGATTACTGACAGAAAGCCTGCGGACCCTATAACCCGAAATGTGTCCACACTCAGCATCATTGATTGAGGTGACAAAGTTCTCTTCAGCGGCCTTGCATGTGATGAAATCATGAACGATGTCGTGAACTTGACATGCCTCTGCTTGGCCATACACAACATCAACCGGCTGGATCAAGCTTCTGTTGATGAGATCATTAAAGTAACTCTCGCATGTTTCATATGCACTTCGTCCCTGTTCTTGATGAGCAAATCCTTCGGCGATCCATCTACTTATCAGCCGTTGCTTGTTGATCCTTGAATCTTCTGGGAACACACTCAAGTAGAGCAAACAAGCTCTGAGATGGTGAGGAAGATCAAAGTAACTTAGTGACAGTATCTTGGTCATATTAACAGCATCAGGATCCTTGGCAAGTGAACAACCAATAGCAGTTAGGACCCTCCCCCATTCATCTTGTGCATGTTGCCCAGCTAACAAGCTGGATATAGTAACAATTGCTAGTGGCAGTCCACCACATTTTTCTAATATCTCACGAGAAACCTCTTCCAGGTGAGGATAGCATACTTCCTCGGAGCCAAATGCTCTTTTAAAAAGTAACCTTCTGGAGTCAGAGAAACTAAGAGCCCCCATTCGATAAACATAACCACCATCAGACGAACAGAGTGATGCAACCGCAACATTACGTGTTGTCGTGATAACTTTGCTACCACATCTGTTATTGAACAAAGCAAGGCTGATAGCTTTCCATGTATCCGCATCCCATACATCGTCAACGACAATAAAATACCTGCGGCCATATGGTTGTAAGAAAGTTTTATATCAATGTGGTGAACTTATAATCAACATATATACTGGAGTATGTAGCAGAAGTTTCTGCAAGTGCAGAGGTGTTTTCATATCTTGCTTGTTTCAGATAATTGCACACAAGCAAATTAAATGCATTCGTTCTGGGAGTTTTTCTTACAGGAAGTGCCTTTAATTGTATATAGTTCTTCGTAATTGCCGAAAATTTTGGTCACGAAACTGTATGCAATTTCCTCAATACACTACAACAGGAGTTAACAGATTTAAACCTCTATAGTGTCTAAAATGGGCTTATGCACTTTGTGAACCGAAATTGTACAGACATGGGTATATGGAGGTCAAAATGGTTACCTTTTATCACCGAGGTAGTCTCTTATCCTGTCAACAAGGTGCCGCTCATCGTCCAACGAGTAATCAGTGACCCCTAATTCAGTAAGTATTTGTCTGAAAACCATTTTGATGTGTGGATTTCGGGACACCGACACAAAAGCAGAGCACTGGAATTGCGGTTTCAGTTGACGGTAGACTTGGTTGGCGAGAGTAGTCTTACCAAGGCCCCCAGAACCCACAACGGCCAACACCTTGAGGTTCTCATCATGTTCCTTCCTGCTAAACCACTCAATAATGTGCTCCCTTGGGCCATGGATGCCTACAAGCTTATCCACATCCTCGTAGAGCGCCGGCAGCCGAGGGTCAATGGCACAGGTGCTAGAATTGGGCGCCGGATCGACGAAATTATACCTCTTGTGCCGCTCACTCGCTTCGGTTGCACGACTTTTGAGCTGCTGGATCTGGCCAGCAAGCTCCCggcgagccttgagcttcttgaatTTGCGGAAGAACCCTTTGATGAAGCCTGTGGctgtgggttcttcttcttcttcatcgtgctCATGGTCTACCCCGACGTCGATGCAGTCTTCGACGTCGTAGGCAAGCTCGCGCACCATGTCCCGCCACTCCTCCTTGAGAGCGTCGAGCTGCTCCGCGTCCGCGAGCGTCTCCAGCGCGGCCTTCATGCCGCCCAGCTCGTCCCTCAGGAAGGCGATTTGGTGGTGCACGCCTTTGATCCTGCCGTACTCTTGCTCCAGCAGCTTGGAGAGCTTGGCGAGCAGCGGCTTCATGACTCCGGTGGAGACGCTCACAAGAACAGCCTCCATCGATCCCTCTCCCACTGGAGCGGAGCTGCTGAAAACTGAGGATATGTTGCGTTTCAGAGTATGAACGCCGAAAGATGCTCCACTACTCCACCTAATGCTTTCTTTTGTCAGCTTCCATTCCCCTTTTCTGATTGCAATCCCGACCGCAGttttgtactactactagtatattaGCTAATTTTTGTACCTCCCAATGTTTTTTTACTTCTTCCAACTAAAAAATAAACGAAATATAAGACACACATTTCTGTTACGATTTAACTATTTTTTATCATTTTTCAGGGAGTCAAGACAAGACTCAACTTAAGTCAATTTTAGTGTAACTACATATGGATTATTTGATACGCAACATATGGCATTCAAAGCTGCTTTTTCATACAAATCCAACAATATCAATTTtatatgaaataattcatattaaaGGGCATACCCAGTGCTAAAAGCTCCCACAAAAGGTGGGGTCCGGGGAAGGGAATTTCTAGACAGCCTTACCCTTGCATAATACTACAATTTTGCAagg
Above is a window of Triticum dicoccoides isolate Atlit2015 ecotype Zavitan chromosome 5B, WEW_v2.0, whole genome shotgun sequence DNA encoding:
- the LOC119312632 gene encoding disease resistance protein RGA5-like, with amino-acid sequence MEAVLVSVSTGVMKPLLAKLSKLLEQEYGRIKGVHHQIAFLRDELGGMKAALETLADAEQLDALKEEWRDMVRELAYDVEDCIDVGVDHEHDEEEEEPTATGFIKGFFRKFKKLKARRELAGQIQQLKSRATEASERHKRYNFVDPAPNSSTCAIDPRLPALYEDVDKLVGIHGPREHIIEWFSRKEHDENLKVLAVVGSGGLGKTTLANQVYRQLKPQFQCSAFVSVSRNPHIKMVFRQILTELGVTDYSLDDERHLVDRIRDYLGDKRYFIVVDDVWDADTWKAISLALFNNRCGSKVITTTRNVAVASLCSSDGGYVYRMGALSFSDSRRLLFKRAFGSEEVCYPHLEEVSREILEKCGGLPLAIVTISSLLAGQHAQDEWGRVLTAIGCSLAKDPDAVNMTKILSLSYFDLPHHLRACLLYLSVFPEDSRINKQRLISRWIAEGFAHQEQGRSAYETCESYFNDLINRSLIQPVDVVYGQAEACQVHDIVHDFITCKAAEENFVTSINDAECGHISGYRVRRLSVSNHSEEAILSTSLMLSHVRSLTIFRGFMPKSLLAFPTLRVLDLGECWRLEDHHIANIEKLFLLKYLRLGMYLHLGQSRITELPRKIGQLRYLETLDIQGTRIIELPSTITNLQRLVRLYVHHRTRFPDGIIGKLQNLEELHEFGVSSYKQGNSLQEFGQLTKLRTLKVAWSINVECSAQGRSQAEDLQSYVGTLIASRNLRHLYILSAHGTAPAPYHILSLESWCPTTPCSLQKLHLTYGYVDKVPNWMSSLGNLRELNINIFSMRPEDVAIIGAIPTLLVLQLRTFYGTDGSIVISGFTSLKYFYLENKVCGTWLEFEAGSMPKLEHLKLEFAVHKMGSLNGPSDFGIQHLSALTRVEVIIHGDSDGSYRVAADKAASLIETAVGTLPSRPTLSLLHECDPFLHILENTAGLDDTDEEEEEEGEEEEEEEGIVVLF